One Mycobacterium sp. SMC-4 DNA window includes the following coding sequences:
- the fadD6 gene encoding long-chain-acyl-CoA synthetase FadD6 — protein MTNTSGTRHSVGLIDIAKQVPGLLKDAPTMIRGVVTGFGARPSGKTSIGKVFQDRAAQHGDSVFLKFEDTELSYTEANETVNRYAAVLAARGVGKGDVVGIMMRNSPEPILLMLAAVKCGAISGMLNYNQRDEVLKHSLGLLTATVVVAESEFVEPIKESGADTDALVTLEEVKKLAENAPTTNPDTTAAVLAKDKAFYIFTSGTTGMPKASVMTHYRWLRALAGFGGLGMRLNSGDTLYCCLPLYHNNALTVALSSVLNSGASLAIGKSFSASKFWDEVIRYDASAFVYIGEVCAYLLNQPEKPTDRQHRVRVICGNGLRPAIWDEFTERFGIDRVCEFYSASESNTAFVNFFNLDKTTGICPTPVAFVEYDESGDPVRDKDGRVRKVKNGEPGLLLSKVSSFQPFDGYTDDKESEKKLVRDAFKDGDVWFNTGDLMRDQGFGHAAFTDRLGDTFRWKGENVATTEVEAAVSTADQVEECTVYGVEVPDTGGRAGMVAVQLKDGQEFDGKALAEVVYDRLPTYAMPLFVRVVEQLAHTSTFKSQKVDLRKEGYGGSSGEGDDDDVKVEDPIYVLSGKQEGYVPFYDEYLQEVADGKKPK, from the coding sequence ATGACCAACACGTCGGGTACCCGGCACAGTGTCGGACTGATCGATATCGCCAAGCAGGTGCCGGGTCTGCTGAAGGACGCGCCTACCATGATCCGTGGCGTGGTGACCGGCTTCGGTGCCCGACCGTCGGGGAAGACCTCGATCGGGAAGGTCTTCCAGGACCGTGCCGCCCAGCACGGTGACAGCGTCTTCCTCAAGTTCGAGGACACTGAGCTTTCCTATACCGAGGCCAACGAGACGGTGAACCGCTACGCCGCGGTGCTGGCCGCCCGGGGCGTCGGAAAAGGTGACGTCGTCGGCATCATGATGCGCAACTCGCCCGAACCCATTCTGCTGATGCTCGCGGCGGTGAAGTGCGGTGCCATCTCGGGGATGCTGAACTACAACCAACGCGACGAGGTGCTCAAGCACAGCCTCGGTCTGCTCACGGCCACCGTTGTGGTGGCCGAGTCCGAGTTCGTCGAGCCCATCAAGGAATCCGGCGCCGACACCGACGCGCTGGTCACCCTCGAGGAAGTCAAGAAACTCGCCGAGAACGCCCCGACCACCAATCCCGACACCACCGCGGCGGTACTGGCCAAGGACAAGGCCTTCTACATCTTCACCTCGGGCACCACGGGCATGCCCAAGGCCAGCGTGATGACGCACTACCGCTGGTTGCGGGCGCTGGCCGGGTTCGGCGGTCTGGGTATGCGGCTCAACAGCGGCGACACCCTGTACTGCTGCCTGCCGCTCTACCACAACAATGCCTTGACGGTTGCGCTGTCGTCGGTGCTGAACTCCGGTGCTTCGCTGGCAATCGGGAAGTCGTTCTCGGCGTCGAAGTTCTGGGACGAGGTGATCCGCTACGACGCGAGCGCATTCGTCTACATCGGCGAGGTGTGCGCCTATCTGCTCAATCAGCCCGAGAAGCCGACCGATCGCCAACACCGGGTGCGGGTGATCTGTGGCAACGGCCTGCGGCCGGCCATCTGGGACGAGTTCACCGAGCGGTTCGGTATCGACCGGGTGTGCGAGTTCTACTCCGCCAGCGAGAGCAACACCGCGTTCGTCAACTTCTTCAACCTCGACAAGACCACCGGCATCTGCCCGACGCCGGTGGCCTTCGTCGAGTACGACGAGTCCGGAGACCCGGTGCGCGACAAGGACGGTCGGGTGCGCAAGGTCAAAAACGGTGAGCCCGGCCTGTTGTTGTCGAAGGTCAGCAGCTTCCAGCCGTTCGACGGCTACACCGATGACAAGGAGTCGGAGAAGAAGCTCGTCCGTGACGCATTCAAGGACGGCGACGTCTGGTTCAACACCGGTGACCTGATGCGCGACCAGGGTTTCGGGCACGCCGCGTTCACCGACCGGCTCGGCGACACGTTCCGGTGGAAGGGCGAGAACGTTGCGACCACCGAGGTCGAGGCGGCGGTGTCGACCGCTGATCAAGTCGAGGAATGCACCGTCTACGGCGTCGAGGTGCCCGACACCGGCGGCCGGGCCGGGATGGTCGCCGTGCAGCTCAAGGACGGCCAGGAGTTCGACGGCAAGGCGCTGGCCGAGGTGGTGTACGACCGGTTGCCGACGTACGCGATGCCGTTGTTCGTCCGCGTCGTCGAACAGCTCGCCCACACCTCGACCTTCAAGAGCCAGAAGGTCGACCTGCGCAAAGAGGGCTACGGCGGCTCCAGCGGCGAAGGCGACGACGATGACGTCAAGGTCGAGGACCCGATCTACGTACTGTCGGGCAAGCAGGAAGGCTACGTGCCGTTCTACGACGAATACCTGCAGGAAGTCGCCGACGGTAAGAAACCCAAGTAG
- a CDS encoding TIGR00730 family Rossman fold protein, which produces MSRDLEREWAVCVYCASGPRHPELMELARRVGTGIAERGWTLVSGGGNVSAMGEVAGAARAGGGYTVGVIPKALIHREVADTGADELVVTDTMRERKQVMEDRADAFLALPGGIGTLEEFFEAWTASYLGMHNKPIVMLDTVGHYDGLLAWLRGLVGTGYVSADAMRILTVVDSVEAALNACAPRLEPHTSTAEEERQL; this is translated from the coding sequence GTGTCCCGAGATCTCGAGCGTGAATGGGCGGTGTGCGTCTACTGCGCCTCCGGGCCGCGGCATCCTGAGTTGATGGAGTTGGCCCGCCGGGTCGGCACCGGGATCGCCGAGCGGGGGTGGACCCTGGTGTCGGGCGGCGGCAACGTCTCGGCGATGGGCGAGGTGGCCGGCGCGGCGCGGGCCGGCGGCGGCTACACCGTCGGCGTCATCCCCAAGGCGCTGATCCACCGTGAGGTCGCCGACACCGGTGCCGACGAACTGGTCGTCACCGACACCATGCGCGAACGCAAACAGGTGATGGAGGACCGCGCCGACGCCTTCCTGGCGCTTCCCGGCGGTATCGGTACCCTCGAGGAATTCTTCGAAGCCTGGACAGCGTCGTATTTGGGTATGCACAACAAACCGATCGTGATGCTCGACACTGTCGGGCACTACGACGGCCTACTGGCCTGGTTGCGCGGGCTGGTCGGGACGGGCTACGTCAGTGCGGACGCGATGCGCATCCTCACCGTCGTCGACAGTGTCGAGGCCGCCCTGAACGCGTGCGCACCCCGGCTGGAGCCCCACACATCTACAGCGGAGGAAGAGCGGCAACTATGA
- a CDS encoding AAA family ATPase, translating into MPPPVRWVTAPGEPALAQVASVLRGESGGAALIGPAGVGKTTLARQAVERWAPEYPRVDWVRATVTRASVPFAAFERLIEVPEHGKTAAVLRAARDVLGDGRLLVIDDAHLLDPLSATLVYQLAVSRSVTLVLTVSTAGDDLTSGLPAEVNALWEDGLVSRVDLHPAGQEDGRLLVQVEEFVTGLAPDVRRVLEFLAVTDPLPLEQAAQLTSAGAVEAALQSTVVSLDEDGLRPAQPLLVDAVRDALGGPELRRLRTAVVERLPAHGVVARLRRAVLAVDSDWAPPIGELRFAAQEALRLGALELCERLGRAVLQREPDLGARLAVGYALAWQGRGREADEVLADIDAEGLSESELLAWALPTAANRFWMLSQPERATAFLHSTRAKLSSPAARTTLDALAATFAMNSGNLTRAMELADAVLATPDADDTAVGWAGSAAALTSARRGLFDHVDELAERAVAAGQPGLLRFTSGYGQITALVMNGQAERALALAHRLTDIAARQQPGRAIGEVLQADVLIASGEPDRAAALLRRAATTLAPTGYSWAPLAWMLLAQALGRLGLAVDAGKALTRAESRHGLKSMLFAPELAVARAWTNSARRDSFGAVAAAREAAKAAQRGGQTAVALRALHCAVELGDRHAREPLARLCSEVDCAFGRSALAQAGPPS; encoded by the coding sequence GTGCCTCCGCCGGTTCGTTGGGTGACCGCACCCGGTGAACCCGCTCTCGCGCAGGTCGCCTCCGTGCTGCGCGGTGAGTCGGGTGGAGCCGCGCTGATCGGCCCGGCGGGTGTCGGAAAGACCACCCTGGCCCGGCAGGCGGTCGAGCGTTGGGCGCCGGAGTATCCGCGGGTGGACTGGGTCCGGGCCACCGTGACCCGCGCATCGGTTCCGTTCGCCGCGTTCGAGCGCCTGATCGAGGTGCCCGAGCACGGGAAGACGGCGGCGGTGCTGCGGGCTGCGCGCGACGTTCTCGGCGACGGCCGGCTGCTGGTCATCGACGACGCACACCTGCTCGACCCGCTGTCGGCGACGCTGGTCTACCAGCTGGCGGTGAGCCGGTCGGTGACCTTGGTGCTGACGGTTTCCACGGCCGGCGACGATCTGACCAGCGGTCTGCCTGCCGAGGTCAACGCGCTGTGGGAGGACGGCCTGGTCTCCCGGGTCGACCTGCATCCAGCTGGGCAGGAGGACGGCCGTCTGCTGGTACAGGTCGAAGAGTTCGTCACCGGCCTGGCTCCGGACGTGCGCCGGGTGCTGGAGTTCCTGGCGGTCACCGATCCGTTGCCCCTCGAGCAGGCCGCGCAGCTGACCAGCGCAGGTGCGGTGGAAGCTGCGCTGCAGTCGACGGTGGTCAGCCTCGACGAGGACGGCCTGCGTCCGGCTCAGCCGCTGCTGGTCGACGCGGTGCGTGACGCGCTGGGCGGACCGGAGCTGCGCCGGCTGCGCACCGCGGTCGTCGAGCGGTTACCGGCCCACGGCGTGGTGGCTCGGCTACGGCGCGCGGTGCTGGCGGTCGACAGCGACTGGGCGCCGCCGATCGGTGAGCTTCGGTTCGCCGCCCAGGAGGCGCTGCGGTTGGGCGCGTTGGAACTCTGCGAACGACTCGGCCGGGCGGTGCTACAGCGCGAACCGGACCTCGGCGCGCGACTCGCGGTCGGCTACGCGTTGGCGTGGCAGGGTCGCGGACGGGAGGCCGACGAGGTGCTCGCCGACATCGACGCCGAGGGGTTGTCCGAGTCCGAGCTGCTGGCATGGGCCTTACCGACGGCGGCCAACAGGTTCTGGATGCTCTCGCAGCCCGAGCGCGCCACCGCCTTTCTGCACAGTACCCGGGCCAAGCTGTCGTCGCCGGCGGCCCGCACCACACTCGACGCGTTGGCGGCGACGTTCGCGATGAACTCCGGGAACCTGACTCGGGCAATGGAGTTGGCCGACGCGGTGCTGGCCACGCCGGACGCCGACGACACCGCGGTGGGGTGGGCGGGCTCGGCGGCGGCGCTGACCTCGGCTCGACGCGGACTGTTCGATCATGTCGACGAACTGGCCGAGCGCGCGGTGGCGGCCGGGCAGCCCGGACTGCTGCGGTTCACCAGCGGCTACGGTCAGATCACTGCGTTGGTGATGAACGGTCAGGCCGAGCGCGCACTGGCGCTGGCACACCGGCTCACCGACATCGCCGCGCGGCAGCAACCGGGCCGGGCCATCGGTGAAGTACTGCAGGCCGATGTCCTGATCGCCTCCGGGGAACCGGACCGGGCCGCGGCGCTGCTGCGTCGGGCCGCGACGACGTTGGCGCCGACCGGTTACTCCTGGGCGCCGCTGGCGTGGATGCTGTTGGCCCAGGCACTGGGCCGGCTGGGCCTGGCCGTCGACGCGGGCAAAGCCCTGACCCGCGCGGAGTCCCGCCACGGCCTGAAGTCGATGCTGTTCGCTCCGGAACTGGCCGTAGCGCGGGCCTGGACCAACTCTGCGCGCCGGGACTCTTTCGGCGCCGTCGCTGCGGCGCGCGAGGCTGCCAAGGCCGCACAACGCGGTGGACAGACCGCCGTGGCATTACGCGCGCTGCACTGCGCGGTGGAACTCGGAGACCGGCATGCGCGGGAGCCGCTGGCACGGTTGTGCAGCGAGGTGGACTGTGCGTTCGGCCGCAGTGCGCTGGCACAGGCCGGCCCACCGTCGTGA
- a CDS encoding ABC-F family ATP-binding cassette domain-containing protein has protein sequence MSTVVCTDLGFSWPDGTELFSGLSFALGPGRTGLVAPNGAGKSTLLRLIAGELAPSAGSVAVDGALGYLSQTAPLISRCSVAEFLGAAKVLDAIEALSAGFTDEHIFAEIGEDWDIEERSRALLDRLGLSHLTLDRPVPTLSGGEVVFLGVARELLNRPDVLLLDEPTNNLDSTARRRLYRALDDYHGCLLVVSHDRVLLDRMDQIAELHRGEIAFYGGDFTTYQATVRAAAESAHDELRSAELSLKRETRQRQQARERAERRARTAARGLPDAGLPKIVAGARKRRAQQSAGRAAEVHSRRIEAARARLAEAEQAIRDDDALVLNLPETEVPSRRTVLSVNDIHVTVGGRPLLAGVSLNVRGPERIVLTGPNGAGKTTLLRVLHGQITPKRGEVAYPPGVAGRVAYVSQRLDLLDDDATVAQNLAACAPGLSVTRRRHLLAQFLFRGAAVDLPVRALSGGERLRATLACVLFAEPAPQLLLLDEPTNNLDLAGVGQLEDALRAYRGAFVVVSHDPAFLAAIEVDRVLRLENHVLTED, from the coding sequence ATGTCCACTGTGGTCTGTACCGACCTCGGCTTCTCTTGGCCCGACGGCACCGAACTGTTCAGCGGCCTGTCGTTCGCCCTGGGTCCCGGACGCACCGGCCTGGTGGCGCCCAACGGTGCCGGCAAGAGCACCCTGCTGCGCCTGATCGCCGGCGAACTCGCACCCAGCGCCGGTTCGGTGGCCGTCGACGGTGCGCTGGGCTACCTATCCCAGACGGCGCCGCTGATATCCCGTTGCAGCGTAGCCGAATTCCTCGGTGCGGCAAAGGTGCTCGACGCGATCGAAGCGCTCAGCGCCGGTTTCACCGACGAGCACATCTTCGCAGAGATCGGCGAGGACTGGGACATCGAGGAGCGTAGCCGGGCACTACTGGACCGGCTCGGTCTGAGCCACCTCACCCTGGACCGCCCGGTGCCGACGCTGTCCGGTGGCGAGGTCGTCTTCCTGGGCGTGGCCCGTGAACTGTTGAACCGTCCCGATGTGTTGTTGCTCGACGAGCCGACCAACAACCTCGACAGCACCGCACGCCGTCGGCTCTACCGGGCGCTCGACGACTACCACGGATGCCTGCTGGTGGTCAGCCACGACCGGGTGCTGCTCGACCGGATGGACCAGATCGCCGAACTGCACCGCGGTGAGATCGCGTTCTACGGCGGTGATTTCACCACGTATCAGGCAACGGTCAGGGCGGCTGCCGAGTCCGCGCACGACGAACTGCGCAGCGCGGAGCTCAGCCTCAAACGCGAGACCAGGCAACGTCAACAGGCCCGCGAGCGTGCCGAGCGTCGCGCCCGCACCGCCGCGCGCGGCCTCCCCGACGCCGGCCTTCCCAAGATTGTCGCCGGGGCGCGCAAGCGTCGCGCCCAGCAGAGCGCCGGCCGCGCCGCCGAGGTGCACAGCCGACGCATCGAAGCGGCCCGGGCCCGGCTTGCCGAGGCCGAACAGGCCATACGCGACGACGACGCCCTGGTGTTGAATCTGCCCGAGACCGAGGTACCTTCGCGACGTACCGTGTTGTCGGTCAACGATATCCACGTGACCGTCGGGGGACGCCCGTTGCTTGCCGGGGTCAGCCTGAACGTGCGGGGCCCGGAACGCATCGTGCTGACCGGGCCCAACGGCGCCGGCAAGACGACGCTGCTGCGGGTGTTGCACGGCCAGATCACCCCAAAACGCGGCGAGGTGGCATATCCGCCCGGGGTGGCCGGGCGAGTGGCCTACGTCTCGCAACGACTCGATCTTCTCGACGACGACGCGACCGTGGCGCAGAATCTCGCGGCCTGCGCGCCGGGCCTATCGGTGACACGTCGTCGACATCTACTGGCGCAGTTCCTGTTCCGCGGTGCCGCGGTCGACCTGCCGGTACGGGCGCTTTCGGGTGGGGAACGCCTGCGCGCAACACTGGCCTGCGTATTGTTCGCCGAACCTGCGCCGCAGTTGTTGCTGCTGGATGAACCGACCAACAACCTCGACCTGGCCGGCGTCGGGCAGCTCGAAGACGCGTTGCGGGCCTACCGGGGAGCGTTCGTCGTCGTCAGCCACGACCCGGCATTCCTTGCCGCCATCGAGGTCGACCGGGTACTGCGCCTGGAGAATCACGTCCTGACCGAGGACTGA
- a CDS encoding dihydroorotase, whose protein sequence is MADWLICNARLVNDGSVIEGDLRIHRDRIAAIGPQLTGRPGDLVVDANGAWVLPGLIDDQVHFREPGFAHKGTINSESRAAVAGGITSFMEMPNTRPPATTLATLADKYALAERNSLANYAFYLGATNDNIEVIRRFTHRDGCGIKIFMGASTGNMLVDDPVILNTIFGEAGTLIVTHCEDTPTVEANLAAEKATYGDALDATRHPHIRSAEACMKSTQLAIGLARRHDARLHVLHVSTAEELNLLESGVPLAHKRITAETCVHFLHFDASDYPRLGNWIKCNPAVKFSRDRQALVTALGNGTLDVLATDHAPHTREEKAQTYERAPAGLPLVQHCLQVAIERVFGGDLSIETLVERACHGPAVLFGLADRGYLREGGYADMVLVDPSRPQRITPEHLLSMCGWSPFEGETMRSTVVSTWVNGHRAWHEGTIDDSVLGRRLVIGRGRS, encoded by the coding sequence GTGGCGGACTGGCTGATCTGTAACGCACGCCTTGTCAACGATGGCTCGGTCATCGAAGGTGACCTGCGCATCCACCGGGACCGCATCGCGGCGATCGGCCCGCAGCTGACGGGCCGACCCGGCGACCTGGTCGTCGATGCGAACGGCGCCTGGGTGCTGCCCGGGCTCATCGACGATCAGGTGCATTTTCGTGAACCGGGATTTGCCCATAAGGGCACGATCAACAGTGAGTCCCGAGCCGCGGTCGCCGGCGGAATCACCAGCTTCATGGAGATGCCGAACACCCGGCCGCCGGCGACCACGCTGGCCACCCTCGCCGACAAGTACGCACTGGCCGAACGCAATTCACTGGCGAACTACGCGTTCTACCTCGGCGCCACCAACGACAACATCGAGGTGATCCGCCGCTTCACTCACCGGGATGGCTGCGGCATAAAGATCTTCATGGGCGCCTCTACCGGCAACATGCTCGTCGACGATCCGGTGATACTGAACACCATCTTCGGCGAGGCCGGCACCTTGATCGTCACCCACTGCGAGGACACCCCCACCGTCGAGGCGAATCTCGCGGCCGAGAAGGCCACCTACGGTGACGCGCTGGATGCGACACGACACCCGCACATCCGCAGCGCTGAGGCATGCATGAAGTCGACTCAGCTGGCCATCGGACTGGCGCGACGCCACGATGCCCGGTTACATGTACTGCACGTATCAACTGCCGAGGAACTCAACCTGTTGGAGTCCGGTGTCCCGCTGGCGCACAAGCGCATCACCGCGGAAACATGCGTGCACTTTCTGCATTTCGACGCATCGGACTATCCGCGGCTGGGCAACTGGATCAAATGCAACCCCGCGGTGAAGTTCTCCCGTGATCGTCAGGCGTTGGTCACCGCGCTCGGTAACGGCACCCTCGATGTGCTGGCCACCGACCACGCCCCGCATACCCGCGAGGAGAAGGCGCAGACCTACGAGCGGGCACCGGCCGGCCTACCGTTGGTTCAGCACTGTCTACAGGTCGCGATCGAGCGGGTGTTCGGCGGCGATCTGTCGATCGAGACCCTGGTCGAGCGCGCATGTCATGGCCCCGCAGTGCTGTTCGGCCTTGCCGACCGCGGCTACCTGCGCGAGGGTGGGTACGCCGACATGGTGTTGGTGGATCCGTCTCGGCCGCAGCGCATCACGCCGGAGCATCTGCTCTCGATGTGTGGCTGGTCGCCCTTCGAAGGTGAAACCATGCGAAGCACAGTGGTATCCACCTGGGTCAACGGTCATCGCGCGTGGCACGAGGGAACAATCGACGACTCGGTTCTCGGACGACGGTTGGTGATCGGCCGGGGACGGTCCTAG
- the dapE gene encoding succinyl-diaminopimelate desuccinylase, translating to MLDLHGDPAALTAALVDIPSESRHEKLIADEIESALREQTVGYHIVRNGDAVLARTDYGRPSRVLLAGHTDTVPAADNLPSRLENGVLHGCGTSDMKSGDAVFLHLAATVTDPRHDITLVLYDCEEIEATANGLGRIERELPQWLDADVAILGEPSGGYIEAGCQGTLRVRISTTGTRAHSARSWLGDNAIHRLGDVLARLASYRARSVDIDGCRYREGLSAVRIDGGVAGNVIPDAAAVTVNFRFAPDRSVEQAYAHVCEVFDGLDIAVELTDAAAGALPGLTRPAAAALVEAADGQVRAKYGWTDVARFAARGVPAVNYGPGDPNLAHRADERVDVEQIATVTAMLRRYLTA from the coding sequence GTGCTTGACCTACACGGTGACCCGGCTGCGCTGACCGCCGCGCTGGTCGACATTCCCAGTGAGTCGCGGCACGAGAAGCTCATCGCCGACGAGATCGAATCCGCACTGCGCGAGCAGACAGTCGGCTACCACATCGTCCGCAACGGCGACGCGGTGCTGGCACGCACCGACTACGGCAGACCGAGCCGGGTGCTGCTGGCCGGGCACACCGACACCGTGCCGGCCGCCGACAACCTGCCCAGTCGGCTGGAGAACGGCGTACTGCACGGCTGCGGCACCTCGGACATGAAATCGGGCGACGCGGTGTTCCTGCACCTGGCGGCGACGGTCACCGACCCGCGCCACGACATCACGCTGGTGCTCTACGACTGCGAAGAGATCGAGGCGACGGCCAACGGCCTGGGGCGTATCGAGCGTGAGCTGCCGCAATGGTTGGACGCCGACGTCGCCATCCTGGGTGAACCCTCCGGCGGATACATCGAAGCGGGTTGCCAAGGAACCCTGCGGGTACGCATCTCCACGACTGGCACCCGTGCGCATTCCGCGCGATCGTGGCTGGGCGACAACGCGATCCACAGACTCGGTGATGTCCTGGCGCGGCTTGCGTCCTACCGGGCCCGCAGCGTCGACATCGACGGCTGCCGCTACCGAGAAGGACTGTCGGCGGTACGCATCGACGGTGGTGTCGCCGGCAACGTGATCCCCGATGCGGCCGCGGTGACGGTGAACTTCCGCTTCGCGCCCGACCGCAGCGTCGAGCAGGCTTACGCGCACGTGTGCGAGGTTTTCGACGGCCTGGACATCGCCGTCGAACTCACCGACGCCGCGGCGGGCGCGCTGCCCGGGCTCACCCGGCCGGCAGCCGCGGCGCTGGTCGAGGCCGCCGACGGGCAGGTTCGCGCCAAGTACGGCTGGACCGATGTCGCACGGTTCGCGGCGCGGGGCGTGCCCGCGGTCAACTACGGTCCGGGCGATCCGAATCTGGCCCACCGCGCCGACGAACGCGTCGACGTCGAGCAGATCGCGACTGTCACCGCGATGTTGCGCCGCTATTTGACGGCGTAG
- the dapD gene encoding 2,3,4,5-tetrahydropyridine-2,6-dicarboxylate N-succinyltransferase yields MTSASGIGLATITADGTVLDTWFPAPELGTDGESGTVRLSVAEIGEELAALVGRDEDRGVEVVAVRTVVSSLADKAADAYDGYLRLHLLSHRLVKPHGLNADGLFGVLTNVVWTNFGPCAVEGFETVRARLRRRGQVAVYGIDKFPRMVDYVLPTGVRIADADRVRLGAHLAPGTTVMHEGFVNFNAGTLGSSMVEGRISAGVVVDDGSDIGGGASIMGTLSGGGTQVISIGKRCLLGANAGLGISLGDDCVVEAGLYVTAGTKVQTTEGQTARARELSGANNLLFRRNSLSGAVEVVKRDGTGITLNDDLHAN; encoded by the coding sequence GTGACTTCTGCATCAGGCATCGGTTTGGCGACGATCACGGCGGACGGGACGGTGCTCGACACCTGGTTCCCCGCACCCGAGCTCGGTACCGACGGTGAGTCCGGGACCGTCCGGCTCTCGGTGGCCGAGATCGGCGAAGAGCTTGCCGCCCTGGTCGGTCGCGACGAGGACCGCGGCGTGGAGGTCGTGGCCGTACGCACCGTCGTCTCGTCGCTGGCCGACAAGGCCGCCGACGCCTACGACGGGTACCTGCGCCTGCATCTGCTGTCCCATCGACTGGTCAAGCCGCACGGCCTCAACGCCGACGGGCTGTTCGGCGTGCTGACCAACGTGGTGTGGACCAACTTCGGTCCGTGTGCGGTCGAGGGCTTCGAGACGGTCCGCGCCCGGCTGCGCCGGCGCGGTCAGGTCGCCGTCTACGGGATCGACAAGTTCCCGCGGATGGTCGACTACGTGCTGCCTACGGGGGTGCGCATCGCCGACGCCGACCGGGTGCGCCTGGGTGCGCACCTGGCGCCGGGGACCACGGTGATGCACGAGGGTTTCGTCAACTTCAACGCCGGCACCCTGGGCAGCTCCATGGTGGAGGGGCGCATCTCGGCAGGTGTGGTGGTCGACGACGGATCGGACATCGGTGGCGGTGCGTCGATCATGGGTACCTTGTCCGGGGGCGGCACCCAGGTCATCTCCATCGGCAAGCGCTGCCTGCTGGGCGCCAACGCCGGGCTGGGCATCTCGCTGGGCGACGACTGCGTGGTCGAGGCCGGGTTGTATGTGACCGCGGGTACCAAGGTGCAGACCACCGAGGGGCAGACAGCGCGGGCCCGTGAGCTCTCCGGCGCGAACAACCTGCTCTTCCGCCGCAATTCGTTGTCCGGCGCGGTCGAGGTGGTCAAGCGCGACGGCACCGGCATCACGCTCAACGACGACCTGCACGCCAACTGA
- a CDS encoding M15 family metallopeptidase: protein MTSWSTGLRVIAAGAMLGLTGCGQSPPVALMQTTIPLPPAPTVEMPAPAADPLTIGPAAVDTTGGYLPEGVMLSPFDDVANPALALLDPALLRAVQDAAREAEAAGIPLRITSGWRSVGFQQRLFDDAVRTYGSVEQAAQLVATPEASKHVTGQAVDIGPVQASQWMLANGSRFGLCQIYANEIWHYELFPQGCPPLRANAAG from the coding sequence ATGACGAGTTGGTCGACGGGATTGCGGGTGATCGCCGCCGGCGCGATGCTCGGCCTCACCGGCTGCGGCCAGTCACCGCCGGTGGCGCTGATGCAGACCACCATCCCGCTTCCCCCCGCACCCACTGTCGAGATGCCGGCGCCGGCGGCCGATCCACTGACGATCGGGCCCGCCGCTGTCGACACCACCGGTGGCTATCTGCCCGAAGGGGTCATGCTCTCGCCGTTCGACGATGTGGCCAATCCGGCTCTGGCGCTGCTGGATCCGGCATTGCTGCGCGCGGTGCAGGATGCCGCCCGGGAGGCCGAAGCGGCAGGCATCCCGTTGCGCATCACCTCGGGGTGGCGGTCGGTGGGCTTCCAGCAGCGGTTGTTCGACGACGCCGTGCGCACCTACGGCAGTGTGGAGCAGGCCGCCCAACTGGTGGCCACCCCGGAGGCGTCCAAGCACGTGACCGGCCAGGCTGTCGATATCGGACCGGTGCAGGCCAGTCAATGGATGCTGGCCAACGGATCACGGTTCGGCTTGTGCCAGATCTATGCCAACGAAATCTGGCACTACGAGTTGTTCCCGCAGGGGTGTCCACCGCTGCGGGCCAACGCCGCGGGCTGA